A window of Plutella xylostella chromosome 19, ilPluXylo3.1, whole genome shotgun sequence contains these coding sequences:
- the LOC105391976 gene encoding protein fem-1 homolog B, with protein MEEKVLLDDVSSTLRERVFFAARDGMSLTLYALLYEKNTDEIDDLLNTDVCCDGVKCTPLISAARQGREGAVRILLDKFRPPVRLETEGTVKFDEYVIEGATALWCAAGAGHLGIVKRLVRAGANVNHATRTLSTPLRAACFDGRLDIVKYLVRHGADIHKANKYNNTCLMIASYKGHLDVVQFLLDSGARVDERALCGATALHFAAECGHAPVVCALIQAQASILTNQNGMSPLQCAAERARASVVEILAARPEVSRAQAVEAFELLGASFANDKEYYCLRMAYQYLHRAMTMRYDTRYGLLLKQPAEPIPAYDNWKESTTLEDVERLHGNAHALHMEGLTVRERVLGRTCPDLPHPVVFRGAVFADEARFDRCLALWRHALALRQYNNVSVVKDLLRFAQVFSQMIHIGIELPLEQVCFVLEACAEELRRGAERLEKPPANNDAEALIALASRYVLQDEFESNVRTALYLVSVAARLLENDGNTEDMIRAIRVAIFRVRDARLLRGQTLLHLAVDHRTPVDDFHTSDVCQFPCARTVRLLLECGARADAADEQRRTPLHTALISHTLATEERDQWNTSLCGVVRALLSRGAHVDALDADGVTPLVASIAGPAEPIIRAAMSPRLACMAASTLAAHRLRYTPSQVPCDLHEFLKMHGVMPL; from the exons ATGGAAGAAAAGGTGTTATTAGACGACGTTTCAAGCACTTTGAGGGAGCGAGTGTTTTTCGCAGCCAGAGATGGGATGTCTTTAACTCTTTACGCTTTGTTATACGAGAAGAATACTGACGAAATAGACGATCTATTGAACACA GATGTCTGCTGCGATGGCGTGAAGTGCACTCCACTGATATCAGCGGCGCGGCAAGGCCGGGAGGGAGCTGTGAGGATCCTGCTGGACAAATTCCGACCTCCAGTCAGACTGGAGACGGAAGGCACTGTCAAGTTTGACGAATATGTTATTGAGG GAGCGACAGCGCTGTGgtgcgcggcgggcgcggggcacCTCGGCATCGTGAAGCGGCTGGTCCGTGCGGGCGCCAACGTGAACCACGCCACGCGCACGCTCAGCACTCCGCTCCGAGCCGCGTGCTTTGATGGACGACTGGATATTGTGAAGTATTTGGTCAG ACATGGAGCTGACATACACAAAGCAAACAAATACAACAACACATGTCTCATGATCGCTTCCTACAAAGGGCATTTAGATGtg GTGCAGTTCCTGCTAGACAGCGGCGCGCGCGTGGACGAGCGAGCCCTGTGCGGTGCCACCGCGTTGCACTTCGCGGCGGAGTGCGGCCACGCGCCCGTCGTGTGTGCGCTCATACAGGCGCAGGCCTCCATACTTACTAACCAGAATG GCATGTCCCCGCTCCAATGCGCAGCCGAGCGAGCCCGCGCCTCAGTAGTGGAGATACTGGCGGCGCGGCCCGAGGTGTCGCGAGCGCAGGCCGTCGAGGCATTCGAGCTGCTCGGGGCATCCTTCGCCAACGACAAAGAGTACTACTGCTTGAGG ATGGCGTACCAATACCTGCACAGAGCGATGACGATGCGGTACGACACCCGCTACGGCCTGCTACTGAAGCAGCCCGCCGAGCCAATACCGGCCTATGATAACTGGAAGGAGAGCACTACGTTAGAG GACGTCGAGCGTCTCCACGGCAACGCACACGCCCTACACATGGAAGGCCTAACCGTCCGAGAGCGGGTCCTCGGTAGAACATGTCCGGACTTACCCCATCCGGTCGTCTTCAGGGGGGCAGTCTTCGCTGATGAGGCGAGGTTCGACCGGTGTCTTGCACTGTGGAGGCACGCGCTGGCGCTGAGACAGTACAATAAC GTGTCAGTAGTAAAAGACTTGCTAAGGTTCGCACAAGTGTTCTCACAAATGATACACATAGGAATTGAATTACCACTAGAACAG GTATGTTTTGTACTAGAAGCGTGTGCGGAAGAGTTGAGAAGAGGCGCAGAAAGACTTGAGAAGCCACCGGCTAACAACGACGCGGAGGCGCTAATA GCGTTGGCGTCACGTTACGTGTTGCAGGACGAATTCGAGAGCAATGTGCGGACGGCCTTATATCTAGTGTCTGTTGCGGCCAGGCTGCTGGAGAATGACGGGAATACTGAG GACATGATCCGCGCGATCAGGGTAGCGATATTCCGGGTGCGAGACGCTCGGTTACTGCGCGGACAGACGCTACTACACCTGGCCGTGGACCATCGGACGCCGGTCGACGACTTCCACACGAGTGACGTGTGCCA ATTCCCGTGCGCGCGGACGGTGCGCCTGCTACTGGAgtgcggcgcgcgcgccgACGCGGCCGACGAGCAGCGCCGCACGCCGCTACACACGGCGCTCATCTCGCACACGCTCGCCACAG AAGAGCGTGACCAGTGGAACACCTCCCTGTGCGGCGTGGTACGCGCGTTGCTGTCGCGCGGCGCGCACGTGGACGCGCTCGACGCGGACGGGGTCACGCCGCTCGTCGCCAGTATAGCCG GTCCAGCAGAACCTATAATCCGCGCGGCCATGTCCCCCCGCCTGGCCTGCATGGCTGCATCAACACTAGCCGCCCACCGCCTCCGCTACACGCCCAGCCAAGTGCCGTGTGACCTACACGAGTTTCTCAAGATGCACGGAGTCATGCCGTTATAA
- the LOC105391979 gene encoding transmembrane protein 214, with product MSSGQWEVVGKSKKPQNGKVKPPKDEEKKSPKNGMKVDDGAPQSAPVKSFYAGMEIDDSKPKKKDSEKKRKLAEKKAAEKPKPPKTIEAALQLVDPTELATVITTNKVRFSNAPLVWLKEVAGFLNSKIQIEVEDPTFPNQPAKYPTCVVPPELRTQLKSVLDSAGKSNAQLFFDVSLTALANDMSRGQLVNGHRILLQMLALEYPEFCVASISKSASLRNSYQNRPPIGLSLLWALGQGGNIDFGIGLQVWQEIFFPIIDLKNYTKYIITYLGKIIERNPKMENNKVSHEKFFAMLDLVNSKRISLPKDQSSDLIEQLSKFKDIVFKDASNKLQVTFNQLMKKLPNQYLSGNTLDSYNKVIVQSLVDCLAKDDSCNATWRQLFHKCCKQSATLLDYISNNWEEVSPKLKQKSLKATVLQYKEVSVEALKGKKKDETVVKANKSCQDILDRMTSTRRFPWVGASLFLLLAIVGLISYDVSRVNGNFPKSTTGRLLKDVGLLEHTQFAWQKTLSTSARGYIWLETNTPIYYTKTVEFTKPYAELARDVFIVGAKKTGVLYENVKEYIALKTPVVVSTIDQYAPGFIENVQGYTASGWAFVKKHSCEYYHISTEYLKTKVFVGEWAPEILQNKTESALNVTRDHVSSYYLWLRQQVNVYSEIP from the exons ATGTCTAGCGGTCAATGGGAAGTTGTGGGAAAGAGCAAGAAACCTCAAAATGGGAAGGTAAAGCCACCAAAAGACGAGGAGAAAAAGTCGCCGAAAAATGGAATGAAAGTTGACGACGGCG CTCCACAATCGGCGCCGGTGAAGTCATTCTACGCGGGCATGGAAATTGATGATAGCAAACCTAAAAAGAAGGACAGCGAAAAAAAGAGGAAACTTGCTGAAAAAAAAGCGGCTGAGAAACCAAAACCACCAAAGACTATAGAAGCGGCCCTCCAACTA GTGGATCCTACAGAGCTGGCAACTGTGATAACTACCAACAAGGTCCGCTTCTCGAATGCCCCTCTAGTGTGGCTGAAGGAGGTAGCTGGTTTCCTTAACAGCAAGATCCAGATAGAAGTGGAAGACCCTACGTTTCCCAACCAGCCAGCCAAGTACCCCACATGTGTGGTCCCACCAGAGCTGAGGACCCAGCTGAAGAGTGTTCTAGACAGTGCCGGAAAGTCTAATGCTCAGTTGTTCTTTGATGTCTCTCTTACTGCCTTAGCAAATGACATGAGTAGAG GCCAGTTAGTGAATGGACACAGAATTCTACTACAAATGCTGGCATTGGAATATCCAGAGTTTTGTGTTGCTTCTATTTCTAAGAGTGCTAGCCTCAGGAACTCCTATCAGAATAGGCCCCCTATTGGGCTATCTCTGCTCTGGGCTCTTGGCCAAGGAGGCAATATTGATTTTGGCATTGGATTGCaag TTTGGCAAGAAATCTTCTTCCCAATCATTGATCTGAAGAACTACACCAAGtatataattacatatttaggTAAAATAATTGAGCGAAACCCCAAAATGGAAAACAATAAAGTGAGCCATGAAAAGTTTTTCGCCATGCTAGATTTGGTTAATAGTAAACGCATAAGTCTTCCTAAAGACCAGTCAAGTGACCTTATTGAgcaattaagtaaatttaag GATATAGTGTTCAAAGATGCATCGAATAAGCTCCAAGTGACCTTCAACCAATTAATGAAAAAGCTTCCGAACCAATACCTCAGTGGAAACACTTTAGACTCATACAACAAGGTGATAGTGCAGAGCTTAGTGGACTGTCTGGCGAAGGACGACTCCTGCAATGCCACCTGGAGACAGCTGTTCCACAAGTGCTGCAAACAATCCGCAACCTTATTGGATTATATTA GCAATAATTGGGAAGAAGTGAGTCCGAAACTAAAACAGAAGTCTCTGAAAGCAACAGTACTCCAGTACAAGGAGGTCAGCGTAGAAGCGCTTAAAGGAAAGAAGAAAGATGAAACTGTTGTAAAAGCCAACAAGTCATGCCAG GATATCCTCGACAGAATGACCAGCACAAGGAGATTCCCGTGGGTCGGAGCCAGCCTGTTCCTGCTGCTGGCCATTGTGGGACTCATCAGCTATGACGTGTCAAGAGTCAACGGAAACTTCCCTA AGAGCACTACTGGCCGTCTCCTCAAGGACGTGGGACTCCTAGAGCACACTCAGTTCGCGTGGCAGAAGACCCTGTCCACGTCAGCCCGCGGGTACATCTGGCTCGAGACCAACACGCCCATATACTACACCAAGACCGTAGAGTTCACCAAACCCTACGCGGAACTAGCCAGAGATGTCTTCATAGTCGGAGCGAAGAAAACAGGAGTATTATACGAAAATGTCAAGGAGTATATAGCGCTGAAGACACCGGTTGTGGTGTCAACGATAGACCAGTACGCTCCAGGGTTCATCGAAAATGTGCAGGGTTACACTGCGTCTGGGTGGGCGTTTGTCAAGAAGCATTCCTGTGAATACTACCATATTTCGACCGAGTATTTGAAGACGAAAGTGTTTGT AGGCGAGTGGGCCCCAGAAATCCTTCAGAACAAGACGGAGTCAGCCCTGAACGTGACCAGGGACCACGTGTCGTCGTACTACCTGTGGCTGCGGCAGCAAGTCAACGTGTACTCGGAGATACCTTGA